A window of Mangifera indica cultivar Alphonso chromosome 13, CATAS_Mindica_2.1, whole genome shotgun sequence contains these coding sequences:
- the LOC123194061 gene encoding uncharacterized protein LOC123194061 translates to MASKLQQLQSKACQATKFLSQHGNAYYKQLLEQNKQYIQEPPTVEKCNLLAKQLFYTRLASFPGRREAFWKEVDYAKNLWKNRQDLKVEDMGIAALFGLECFAWYCAGEIIGRGFTFTGYYV, encoded by the exons ATGGCATCAAAGTTGCAACAGTTGCAATCCAAGGCATGCCAAGCGACGAAGTTTCTGTCGCAGCATGGAAATGCTTACTATAAGCAATTATTGGAGCAGAACAAGCAATATATTCAGGAGCCTCCTACTGTGGAGAAGTGTAACTTGTTGGCAAAACAATTGTTTTACACTCGTCTGGCTAG TTTTCCTGGGCGCCGTGAGGCATTCTGGAAGGAAGTTGATTATGCAAAGAATTTATGGAAGAACAGGCAGGATCTGAAGGTTGAGGATATGGGCATTGCTGCTTTGTTCGGACTGGAGTGCTTTGCATGGTATTGTGCTGGTGAGATTATCGGAAGGGGATTTACTTTCACTGGTTACTATGTCTGA
- the LOC123195312 gene encoding 1-aminocyclopropane-1-carboxylate synthase 7, with protein MAIEIEQPSSVELSRVAVSETHGENSPYFAGWKAYDEDPYDESSNPSGVIQMGLAENQVSFDLLEDYLEQHSEASTWGKGAPGFRENALFQDYHGLLSFRQAMASFMEQIRGGRAKFDPNRVVLTAGATAANELLTFILADPGDALLVPTPYYPGFDRDLRWRTRVKILPIHCDSSNNFQITLQAMEAAFEEAEAMNTKVRGVLITNPSNPLGATIQRTVLEEILDFVTRKNIHLVSDEIYSGSAFSSSDFISIAEILESRQYKNSERVHIVYSLSKDLGLPGFRVGTIYSYNDKVVTTARRMSSFTLISSQTQHLLASMLADKEFTENYININRERLKERYEMIIQGLKRAGIECLKGNAGLFCWMNLSPLLEEQTRDGELALWNSMLCEVKLNISPGSSCHCSEPGWFRVCFANMSEKTLEIALKRIHGFMQHRERK; from the exons ATGGCTATAGAGATTGAGCAACCTTCTTCTGTTGAGCTATCAAGAGTTGCAGTTTCTGAAACTCATGGGGAAAACTCTCCATATTTTGCTGGCTGGAAAGCTTACGATGAAGATCCTTATGATGAATCAAGTAACCCATCGGGGGTGATACAGATGGGATTGGCTGAAAATCAA GTTTCATTCGATTTGCTAGAAGATTACTTGGAACAACATTCAGAAGCATCTACATGGGGGAAAGGAGCACCGGGATTTAGAGAAAatgccttgttccaagattatCATGGACTTCTATCATTCAGACAGGCGATGGCGAGTTTCATGGAGCAAATAAGAGGTGGAAGGGCGAAATTTGATCCTAATAGAGTTGTCCTCACCGCCGGTGCCACTGCCGCCAATGAGCTATTAACATTCATTTTAGCTGATCCTGGTGACGCTTTGCTGGTTCCAACTCCGTACTATCCAGG ATTTGACAGAGATTTAAGGTGGAGGACGCGGGTGAAAATTCTCCCAATCCATTGTGACAGCTCAAACAATTTCCAAATTACTCTTCAAGCAATGGAAGCTGCATTTGAAGAAGCAGAAGCCATGAACACAAAAGTTAGAGGTGTTTTGATAACCAATCCATCAAACCCATTAGGTGCAACAATCCAACGCACAGTTCTCGAAGAGATTCTTGATTTTGTAACCCGCAAAAACATCCATCTCGTCTCAGATGAAATCTACTCAGGCTCAGCTTTCTCCTCGTCCGATTTCATAAGCATTGCTGAAATTCTTGAATCCCGTCAATACAAAAATTCTGAAAGAGTTCATATTGTTTACAGTCTTTCTAAAGATCTCGGCCTCCCGGGTTTTAGAGTTGGAACGATATATTCGTACAACGATAAAGTTGTCACTACGGCAAGGAGGATGTCGAGCTTCACTCTTATTTCCTCTCAAACACAACATCTCTTAGCTTCAATGCTGGCTGACAAGGAATTCACTGAGAATTATATCAACATAAACAGAGAGAGACTGAAGGAGAGATACGAAATGATCATTCAAGGGCTAAAGAGAGCCGGGATTGAGTGTTTGAAAGGAAATGCGGGGCTGTTTTGCTGGATGAATCTGAGCCCATTGTTGGAAGAACAAACGAGAGACGGTGAATTGGCTCTTTGGAACTCTATGCTGTGTGAAGTGAAGCTAAATATTTCACCAGGGTCTTCTTGCCATTGCTCTGAGCCAGGATGGTTCAGGGTTTGCTTTGCAAACATGAGTGAGAAGACACTGGAAATTGCTTTAAAAAGAATACATGGTTTCATGCAACacagagaaagaaaatga
- the LOC123194282 gene encoding probable phospholipase A2 homolog 1 encodes MLRGAVGLVHTRVVLAFAFIFFFSAVLSECATNNSQVKCSRTCVAQNCNSVGIRYGKYCGVGWTGCPGEKPCDDLDACCKIHDECVEKKGMTNIRCHKKFKTCIKKVHKSGKTGFSRDCPYDTAVPTMVQGMDMAILLSQFGNSRLEL; translated from the exons ATGCTGCGCGGTGCGGTCGGCCTCGTTCATACGCGTGTCGTCTTAGCATTCgcatttatcttcttcttctccgcTGTCTTATCTGAATGTGCCACCAATAATTCGCAG GTGAAATGCAGCAGAACTTGCGTTGCACAGAATTGTAATT CGGTTGGGATTCGGTACGGGAAGTACTGTGGCGTAGGGTGGACGGGATGTCCCGGAGAGAAACCATGCGACGATCTCGATGCTTGTTGCAAGATCCACGATGAGTGCGTTGAGAAAAAAG GTATGACTAACATTAGATGCCACAAGAAGTTCAAGACTTGCATAAAGAAAGTACACAAATCTGGGAAAACCGGATTTTCTCGGGATTGTCCCTATGACACAGCAGTGCCGACTATGGTACAGGGTATGGATATGGCCATTTTACTGAGCCAGTTTGGGAACTCAAGGTTGGAGCTGTGA